A single window of [Clostridium] hylemonae DSM 15053 DNA harbors:
- a CDS encoding dihydroxyacetone kinase subunit DhaK — protein sequence MQRILNDPDDIVDEMLKGFLKAHSDIVEAAQNPRVVKAKNIPAGKVGVVTGGGSGHKPAFIGYVGRNLCDAAAVGEICSSPTAAAFLDACREADQGQGVACLYGNYSGDNMNVKMAVKMAKKAGITVKTVVANDDVASAPKDQREKRRGVAGEVLMWKVGGAKAAKGASLDEVVAAAQKAIDNTRSVGIGLTPCTLPAVGHPNFEIKDGTMEVGIGHHGEPGIEVCPLESAAQMAERMTDVVLPDYPFEKGDEVAVLVSGLGATPVMELYVLYDEIDKILESKGIRTHRAYVGNYFTSLEMMGATLTVMKLDGELKELIDMPAESMGLTQF from the coding sequence ATGCAGAGAATATTAAATGATCCGGATGATATAGTAGATGAGATGCTCAAAGGCTTTCTGAAAGCACATTCTGATATTGTGGAAGCGGCCCAAAATCCGCGTGTCGTGAAGGCGAAGAATATTCCGGCGGGCAAAGTCGGAGTTGTCACGGGCGGAGGTTCGGGACACAAGCCTGCCTTTATCGGATACGTGGGCAGGAATCTCTGTGACGCGGCGGCGGTGGGGGAGATATGTTCTTCTCCGACGGCGGCGGCATTTTTGGATGCGTGCAGGGAGGCGGACCAGGGGCAGGGAGTTGCCTGCCTGTACGGCAATTATTCCGGTGACAATATGAATGTAAAAATGGCGGTGAAGATGGCGAAGAAGGCCGGCATAACCGTAAAGACAGTGGTTGCCAATGATGACGTGGCGTCCGCCCCGAAGGATCAGCGGGAAAAGAGAAGAGGCGTGGCAGGCGAGGTGCTCATGTGGAAGGTGGGCGGAGCAAAAGCGGCGAAGGGAGCCAGTCTGGATGAAGTGGTGGCGGCTGCCCAGAAGGCGATAGACAATACGAGAAGCGTCGGGATCGGGCTGACACCGTGTACGCTCCCGGCGGTGGGACACCCGAACTTTGAGATCAAAGACGGAACGATGGAAGTAGGCATCGGGCATCACGGTGAGCCTGGCATTGAAGTGTGCCCGCTGGAGAGCGCTGCTCAGATGGCTGAGCGGATGACGGACGTAGTGCTGCCGGATTATCCGTTTGAGAAGGGGGATGAAGTGGCCGTGCTCGTCTCGGGACTTGGCGCAACTCCGGTGATGGAGCTGTATGTATTATACGATGAGATCGACAAGATTCTGGAGAGCAAAGGTATCAGGACTCACCGGGCATATGTGGGCAATTACTTTACGTCCCTTGAGATGATGGGAGCAACGCTCACGGTCATGAAGCTGGACGGGGAATTAAAAGAGCTGATAGACATGCCGGCTGAGAGCATGGGGCTTACACAGTTTTGA
- a CDS encoding GolD/DthD family dehydrogenase — MLKYYGADADFSLEGKTAVITGGAAGIGYATARFLAEKGVNICLADLNPDVDNIAKELDPKAIGVSGDATDAAYRERVLDAAAEAFGQVDILVNCAGIVALEKAELISEADWDRTMNVNLKASFMMAQMMGKYFIDNEINGCIVNMASQAGVVALDKHVAYCASKGAIIAMTKVMAYEWGRYGIRVNAVSPTVVLTELGHKAWDGPAGDAFKKEMPSERFAEPDEVAGAIGFLCSGAAAMITGHNLLIDGGYTIK; from the coding sequence ATGTTAAAATATTACGGAGCAGACGCGGACTTTTCGCTGGAAGGAAAGACGGCGGTCATTACGGGAGGTGCAGCGGGTATCGGTTATGCTACGGCCCGGTTTTTGGCTGAAAAAGGTGTGAATATATGTTTGGCAGATTTGAATCCGGACGTTGACAACATTGCAAAGGAACTGGATCCAAAAGCCATCGGAGTCTCAGGGGATGCGACAGACGCGGCCTACAGGGAGAGAGTGCTTGACGCGGCGGCGGAGGCGTTTGGCCAGGTTGACATTCTCGTGAACTGCGCAGGGATCGTGGCGCTTGAGAAAGCAGAACTTATAAGCGAAGCGGACTGGGACCGCACGATGAATGTAAATCTGAAGGCATCCTTTATGATGGCGCAGATGATGGGAAAATATTTTATCGATAATGAAATAAACGGATGTATTGTGAATATGGCCTCTCAGGCAGGTGTGGTCGCTCTTGACAAGCATGTGGCCTACTGTGCTTCCAAAGGGGCGATCATAGCGATGACAAAAGTGATGGCTTATGAGTGGGGCAGATACGGGATACGCGTCAATGCGGTATCTCCGACGGTCGTGCTGACAGAGCTTGGACATAAGGCGTGGGACGGACCGGCCGGGGATGCGTTCAAAAAGGAGATGCCTTCCGAACGGTTCGCGGAACCGGATGAGGTCGCGGGCGCGATCGGCTTCCTGTGCAGCGGCGCGGCTGCGATGATCACGGGGCATAACCTGCTGATCGACGGCGGATATACGATCAAATAG
- a CDS encoding substrate-binding domain-containing protein: MKRKLLSVLLCLGLAAGLAVGCGAADKDAKKEKSDTEDSGKKVKIGMTLYSLKNEYTVRLANAAEDEAEKLGIELTVYDGNYDASTQISQVETMIADGCDGIILNPQDAEACSPCVDKAVEAGIPIVGVNTRVKNDKLTSYVGSEDVKAGEMETQALLDKVGTDAKIVIIEGPMGQSAQIERREGIQNILDKNPGVEVLAEKTANWSRSEAMTVMETWLQAFDEIDGIIGENDEMALGAREAVKAANKDIPAVGVDGITDALDAVEDGNLVVSIFQNADGQARKAVQVLMDAVNGKDVDENYWIEFEEVNKDNVADFRERAQ, encoded by the coding sequence ATGAAAAGGAAGTTATTAAGTGTACTGTTGTGCCTGGGTCTGGCGGCAGGGCTCGCTGTGGGCTGCGGAGCGGCGGACAAGGATGCAAAGAAGGAAAAGTCGGACACAGAGGATTCCGGGAAAAAGGTGAAGATCGGGATGACGCTCTACAGTCTGAAAAATGAGTATACGGTGCGTCTTGCCAATGCCGCTGAGGACGAGGCGGAGAAGCTTGGCATCGAGCTTACGGTCTATGACGGAAACTATGACGCAAGCACGCAGATCAGCCAGGTGGAGACGATGATCGCCGACGGCTGCGACGGTATCATCCTGAACCCGCAGGACGCGGAAGCGTGTTCTCCGTGTGTCGACAAGGCAGTGGAAGCCGGAATACCGATCGTCGGGGTCAATACGCGTGTGAAGAACGATAAACTGACGAGTTATGTAGGGTCTGAAGATGTGAAGGCCGGAGAGATGGAGACACAGGCCCTTCTGGATAAAGTGGGAACGGACGCCAAGATCGTTATCATCGAGGGACCGATGGGACAGTCTGCGCAGATCGAGCGGCGTGAGGGCATACAGAACATTCTTGACAAGAACCCGGGCGTGGAAGTGCTGGCAGAAAAGACGGCCAACTGGTCACGTTCAGAGGCGATGACTGTTATGGAGACATGGCTGCAGGCGTTTGATGAGATCGACGGCATCATCGGCGAGAACGATGAGATGGCACTCGGCGCAAGAGAGGCAGTGAAGGCTGCCAATAAGGATATCCCCGCCGTAGGCGTGGACGGGATCACGGACGCGCTTGACGCGGTGGAAGACGGCAACCTGGTCGTATCTATTTTCCAGAACGCGGACGGACAGGCGAGAAAAGCAGTCCAGGTTCTTATGGACGCGGTAAACGGCAAAGACGTTGATGAGAATTACTGGATCGAGTTTGAAGAGGTAAACAAAGACAATGTAGCGGATTTCAGAGAGAGAGCCCAATAG
- a CDS encoding ABC transporter permease — MEKSKSKQFNIKEFLAKYGVILGLVVIMIFFTVMKARFLTVTNMLNMLRQASINGLLALGMTFVVLTGGIDLSVGSAVGAAGMYCALVARTETGMPWYVALLTGLAIGLLIGTINGVVIAYLRVPAFIATLGMLSIARGITFMASDAKPIPGLSKEFLVIGGGSAGIIPIPVLILIGVLIVCYIILYKTRYGRYVFATGGNATSARVSGINIKMVICSVYMISGLLAGLAGVILTSRVTSGISQNGDGYEVDAIAAAVIGGNSLSGGRGRLWGTVVGFLIMGVMNNGLDMMAVSSYWQLVIKGIIIIGAVMLDSLNESR, encoded by the coding sequence ATGGAAAAGAGTAAAAGCAAACAATTTAACATCAAAGAATTTCTGGCAAAGTACGGCGTCATTCTCGGTCTGGTCGTCATCATGATATTTTTTACCGTAATGAAAGCCAGGTTCCTCACAGTCACAAATATGCTCAATATGCTGCGCCAGGCGTCCATCAACGGTCTGCTGGCGCTCGGGATGACCTTTGTCGTCCTCACCGGGGGGATCGACCTGTCTGTCGGCTCGGCAGTGGGGGCGGCAGGCATGTACTGTGCGCTTGTGGCCAGAACGGAGACTGGAATGCCGTGGTACGTGGCGCTTCTTACCGGCCTTGCCATCGGACTTCTCATCGGAACGATAAACGGAGTTGTCATCGCGTATCTGAGAGTTCCGGCATTTATTGCGACGCTCGGTATGCTGAGCATAGCCAGGGGAATCACATTCATGGCCAGTGATGCCAAACCAATTCCGGGACTGAGCAAGGAATTTCTTGTGATCGGCGGCGGAAGTGCAGGAATTATACCAATTCCAGTTTTAATATTGATTGGTGTATTGATTGTATGTTATATCATACTTTATAAGACACGATACGGACGGTACGTGTTTGCCACAGGAGGAAATGCAACGTCGGCGAGGGTGTCCGGTATCAATATAAAAATGGTCATATGCTCGGTGTACATGATATCAGGTCTTCTCGCCGGTCTGGCGGGAGTGATACTGACGTCCCGCGTCACTTCCGGGATCTCCCAGAACGGCGACGGGTATGAAGTGGATGCCATCGCGGCGGCCGTTATCGGCGGCAACAGCCTGTCCGGCGGACGGGGACGGCTGTGGGGAACGGTCGTAGGTTTTCTGATCATGGGAGTGATGAACAACGGACTGGACATGATGGCGGTGTCTTCGTACTGGCAGCTCGTTATAAAGGGGATCATCATCATCGGCGCGGTCATGCTCGATTCGCTCAACGAATCAAGGTAG
- a CDS encoding sugar ABC transporter ATP-binding protein, which yields MKGIEKSFNTVKVLHGVDLILRKGTVHALMGENGAGKSTLMKVLAGIHKCDAGTVTVKGKSVDIQSPKHSQALGIAMIHQELSPVPEMTVAENIYLGREPGGRLFVDYAAMYRQTEELLESLKVHISPKEKVGSLKVADQQLVEIAKAISLNAEIIIMDEPTSAITDKEVDNLFSIIRDLKDQGKGIIYISHKMDEIFQISDDITVLRDGQYVNTWKAEEIDNNILIKNMVGRELTEIFPKSEVPISDTILEVRNFTLGNKFQDISFKVKRGEIYGIAGLVGAGRTELMHALFGLDRPDKGEIIFDGKPLHIRKPKDAIREGIAYVTEDRKQEGLVLEMSVGQNISLASMKELSRGLFINEREENSLVKDEIERLRIRLHSPRQLVKSLSGGNQQKVVLSKWMIKNPKLLILDEPTRGIDVGAKSEIYKLMCEYAARGNAIIMISSEMPEVMGMADRMLVLSNGKVGGELNRSEFAQESIMQMAVSHI from the coding sequence ATGAAGGGAATCGAAAAGAGCTTTAACACGGTCAAAGTGCTGCACGGAGTAGATCTGATCCTGAGAAAAGGTACGGTCCACGCACTGATGGGGGAAAATGGCGCGGGCAAATCCACGCTGATGAAGGTTTTGGCCGGAATCCATAAATGTGACGCGGGAACGGTCACGGTCAAAGGAAAGAGTGTTGATATCCAGTCGCCAAAGCACTCACAGGCGCTCGGCATAGCCATGATACATCAGGAGCTGTCCCCGGTGCCGGAGATGACAGTGGCGGAAAATATTTATCTTGGCAGGGAACCGGGCGGCCGGCTGTTTGTCGATTATGCCGCCATGTACAGGCAGACGGAGGAACTGCTGGAAAGCCTGAAAGTACATATAAGCCCGAAAGAAAAGGTGGGCTCCTTAAAAGTCGCGGACCAGCAGCTTGTAGAGATCGCGAAGGCGATATCTTTGAATGCGGAGATCATCATAATGGATGAGCCGACTTCCGCCATCACGGACAAGGAAGTCGATAATCTGTTTTCCATAATCCGTGACCTGAAGGACCAGGGGAAAGGAATCATCTATATCTCACACAAGATGGACGAGATCTTCCAGATATCAGATGATATCACCGTACTTAGGGACGGCCAGTATGTCAATACGTGGAAGGCTGAGGAGATCGACAATAATATACTGATCAAAAATATGGTAGGGCGTGAGCTTACGGAGATATTTCCAAAGTCGGAGGTCCCGATATCGGATACGATACTGGAAGTCAGGAACTTTACGCTCGGGAATAAATTCCAGGACATCAGCTTTAAGGTGAAGAGGGGAGAGATATACGGTATCGCTGGTCTGGTGGGAGCGGGCAGGACAGAGCTTATGCATGCGCTGTTCGGCCTGGACAGACCGGACAAAGGTGAGATCATCTTTGACGGAAAGCCGTTGCATATCAGAAAGCCTAAAGATGCGATCCGGGAGGGGATCGCATATGTGACGGAGGACAGAAAACAGGAAGGGCTTGTACTTGAGATGAGCGTGGGGCAGAATATCTCTCTTGCGTCTATGAAGGAACTGAGCCGGGGACTGTTCATCAATGAAAGGGAAGAAAACAGTCTCGTAAAGGATGAGATCGAGCGGCTCCGTATCAGGCTGCACAGCCCGAGGCAGCTTGTAAAATCTCTGTCCGGAGGGAATCAGCAGAAAGTCGTCCTCTCGAAGTGGATGATCAAAAATCCGAAGCTTCTCATTTTAGATGAGCCTACGAGAGGAATCGACGTAGGCGCAAAGTCGGAGATATATAAGCTTATGTGTGAATATGCGGCGAGAGGAAACGCTATTATCATGATTTCTTCGGAGATGCCGGAAGTCATGGGAATGGCGGACAGAATGCTTGTCCTGAGCAACGGGAAAGTGGGTGGAGAGCTTAACAGGAGTGAGTTTGCGCAGGAGAGCATCATGCAGATGGCGGTATCGCACATATAA
- a CDS encoding CD3324 family protein, with amino-acid sequence MRYKKADQILPQELLEKIQEYVDGTILYIPKTEEHKKNWGEGTATREELRIRNSRIYSDYLAGENMDNLSAKYFLSLKSIQRIIGQEKKKNEKGLNR; translated from the coding sequence ATGCGCTACAAGAAAGCTGACCAGATTCTGCCGCAGGAATTACTTGAAAAGATACAGGAGTATGTGGACGGCACGATCCTGTACATCCCAAAGACCGAGGAACATAAAAAGAACTGGGGAGAAGGAACGGCGACACGGGAAGAATTGAGGATCCGCAACAGCCGGATCTATTCAGACTACCTGGCCGGTGAAAATATGGACAATTTATCCGCCAAATATTTCCTGTCTCTGAAAAGTATCCAGCGGATCATCGGACAAGAGAAGAAAAAAAACGAAAAAGGCCTGAACCGGTGA
- a CDS encoding DUF1062 domain-containing protein: MKKIVWNVRCGPPAVLRHCRGCGFKTEYICSGRFRINAQRKHLDIWLIYRCSRCGATWNLPIYSRVRPASVAPDLLGRYQSNDPGLALRHALDMGLLRANGAAVRTPVLTIDGEDLPPDGSAELHLACPHPLNVTVSSILRQKLSLSRRRLEQLIENGTLKGTSGADLMRQKLSGTVIVTVNGSVTGL, encoded by the coding sequence TTGAAAAAGATCGTATGGAACGTCCGATGCGGACCGCCTGCCGTACTTCGCCACTGCCGGGGCTGCGGCTTTAAAACTGAATATATATGCTCCGGCCGGTTCCGGATCAACGCGCAGCGGAAGCATCTGGACATTTGGCTCATATACAGATGTTCCCGCTGCGGCGCAACGTGGAATTTGCCCATATACTCCCGCGTCCGCCCTGCCTCTGTAGCCCCGGATCTTCTCGGGCGTTACCAGAGCAACGACCCCGGCCTTGCCCTGCGGCATGCGCTCGATATGGGCCTGCTCCGGGCGAACGGCGCGGCTGTGCGCACCCCCGTCTTAACGATAGACGGGGAGGACCTTCCTCCTGACGGGTCCGCCGAACTGCACCTGGCCTGCCCGCACCCGCTGAACGTAACTGTCTCCTCCATACTGCGGCAAAAGCTCTCCCTGTCCCGCAGAAGGCTGGAACAGCTCATTGAAAATGGCACACTAAAGGGAACTTCAGGCGCAGATCTGATGAGACAGAAGCTGTCCGGCACAGTCATCGTGACCGTAAACGGATCTGTCACCGGCTTATGA
- a CDS encoding response regulator transcription factor, whose translation MGMFKILVADDEKFIRKGIVSILSGNLREEVIFVEARNGLEALEKSRTETPGLIITDISMPGCDGLEFIQRLKEINVNVPVIILSGYENFEYAKKAIKLGVKEYVMKPIKKNEFVELIHSYIADIRQAQQRNREEYLKRSENIRIMEKLKRDFLLGLLKCTSSEEARNYLIQLKELGMSFDSHLYMCVAVQYKVTPGNQEYIDFVVKNILDEFWGLRLDDEKVVNVVYSPGMVVAIFEGESQNALLEQKKKLVRDAVTLLKQYCKTDIYAGIGDVAFDSVQLHVSLRHAMLAAGYKIFEEGDMVCVYQELEKGKETESPELVKRLKPIEEINIFDMLDRYRKLAYSGKTRRVLKVLEHEYEEVQNHINLVMSRKQTGKPVWDEKYKSFSCIWSVGEAGQELKERIELLKELYDDSGGVNEALMRQMLDFVDEHITEELDLNTVAEKFHRTSGYVSTLFKKYTSGGFSAYLTGERIKIARKLLEDSSIPIQEIGELCGYNNPKYFSVVFKKVTGETPRGYREKLISR comes from the coding sequence ATGGGAATGTTTAAGATACTGGTTGCAGATGATGAAAAATTCATACGGAAAGGGATCGTCTCCATATTGTCCGGGAACCTGCGGGAAGAGGTGATCTTCGTGGAGGCGCGCAACGGCCTTGAGGCGCTTGAAAAGTCGAGGACCGAGACGCCGGGACTGATCATAACGGATATAAGCATGCCCGGCTGCGACGGCCTGGAATTTATCCAGAGGCTGAAGGAGATCAATGTAAATGTGCCGGTCATCATCCTCTCGGGATATGAAAATTTTGAATATGCCAAAAAGGCGATCAAGCTCGGAGTAAAAGAGTATGTCATGAAGCCGATCAAGAAAAATGAATTCGTGGAACTCATCCATTCATACATAGCTGACATCCGGCAGGCGCAGCAGAGGAACCGGGAGGAGTATCTGAAAAGGAGCGAGAACATAAGGATTATGGAAAAGCTCAAGAGAGACTTTCTGCTCGGCCTGCTGAAATGTACAAGCAGCGAGGAGGCGAGGAATTATCTTATTCAGCTTAAAGAGCTTGGAATGAGCTTTGACTCCCACCTGTATATGTGCGTCGCGGTTCAGTATAAGGTGACGCCGGGGAATCAGGAATACATAGACTTTGTGGTGAAGAATATTCTGGATGAGTTCTGGGGACTCCGCCTGGACGACGAGAAGGTGGTCAATGTTGTGTACAGTCCCGGCATGGTTGTGGCGATCTTTGAGGGAGAGAGCCAGAACGCCCTGCTGGAACAGAAGAAAAAGCTTGTGCGGGATGCGGTGACGCTGCTGAAACAGTATTGTAAGACAGATATCTACGCGGGAATCGGGGATGTGGCTTTTGACTCTGTGCAGCTCCACGTCTCTCTTCGGCATGCCATGCTGGCGGCCGGCTATAAGATATTTGAAGAAGGAGATATGGTCTGCGTTTATCAGGAACTGGAGAAAGGAAAAGAGACAGAGTCTCCGGAGCTTGTGAAGCGGCTGAAGCCGATCGAAGAGATCAATATATTTGACATGCTGGACCGTTACCGGAAGCTGGCATATTCCGGGAAGACCCGCCGTGTGCTGAAGGTTCTGGAGCACGAGTATGAGGAGGTGCAGAACCATATCAATCTGGTCATGTCGCGCAAGCAGACCGGGAAACCGGTGTGGGATGAGAAGTACAAAAGCTTCTCCTGCATCTGGTCCGTCGGGGAGGCGGGGCAGGAGCTGAAAGAGCGCATCGAACTGCTCAAGGAGCTCTATGATGACAGCGGCGGAGTGAATGAGGCGCTGATGCGCCAGATGCTGGACTTTGTGGATGAGCACATAACAGAGGAACTGGATCTGAATACAGTCGCGGAAAAGTTTCACAGGACATCCGGCTATGTGAGCACGCTTTTTAAGAAATACACGAGCGGAGGATTCAGCGCGTATCTCACCGGCGAGAGGATCAAGATCGCCAGGAAGCTGCTGGAGGATTCCAGCATTCCCATCCAGGAGATAGGCGAACTGTGCGGCTATAACAATCCGAAATACTTTTCAGTCGTGTTCAAGAAGGTGACGGGAGAGACGCCGAGAGGATACAGGGAAAAGCTCATAAGCCGGTGA
- a CDS encoding sensor histidine kinase — MKKRYGVSMVWKMTIATMLLLLVPIFIICIIYIQMYQKTSMETADGKLASVLGSMQGRIDETLSDADVMLDELFYRQEFSYFMNDKNELSQREINYYTSSVQKELINNRYLYSNIFGNIGLYSLNRQVKADWQFPLKTLEEKPYYAEVTVDTQGAVYGAVRESELVFSTLDTNHIKVGNANVYVLPIYKKVYAIGTKDVIGVVETDVDINRLMEVTSLRNDDSGITKIVADRRKNILINTGERDKSLEKRVMERIKEDRGTEELYIDGASYRMSYSVCPNTGLVNIALLSRDDIYSNIFNMVTGVLLITVMCLGVMGIITYLVISNMLNRLVVVDVMMGKVREGHFDVLIPEYGKSDEISRIGSSFNLMVAHLNEVLEEKVRNEQAQKDAEIKALQAQINPHFLYNTLENMRMQCEIDGYYMMGNSLAVLGELFRYSIKWGNNEVAFELEWQNLKNYLYIMRMRYEDDLEDELECDYGLEDVIVPKMILQPLVENCFSHAFKTKMPPWKVRVSARREEGSLVIAIQDNGCGIEKEKVAWIQKCLDENKEIRCSQKQRKSIGILNVKQRIEMICREGSEVAIESTPGEGTVIRIIIVL, encoded by the coding sequence ATGAAGAAACGTTATGGGGTAAGCATGGTATGGAAGATGACGATAGCGACGATGCTTTTGCTTCTCGTTCCGATATTTATCATATGCATCATATATATACAGATGTATCAGAAGACCTCCATGGAGACGGCGGACGGGAAACTTGCCTCTGTGCTTGGCAGTATGCAGGGCAGGATAGATGAGACACTGTCAGATGCCGACGTCATGCTGGACGAGCTGTTCTACCGGCAGGAGTTTTCCTATTTTATGAACGACAAGAACGAACTGAGCCAGCGTGAGATCAACTATTATACTTCAAGTGTACAGAAGGAGCTTATCAATAACCGTTACCTGTATTCAAATATTTTCGGCAACATCGGACTGTATTCTCTGAATAGGCAGGTGAAGGCTGACTGGCAGTTTCCCCTTAAGACTCTGGAGGAGAAGCCTTATTACGCCGAGGTGACGGTGGATACCCAGGGGGCTGTATACGGGGCTGTCAGGGAGTCGGAACTTGTCTTCTCCACTCTGGACACTAACCACATCAAAGTAGGCAATGCCAATGTGTACGTTCTTCCCATTTACAAAAAGGTCTATGCCATAGGGACGAAGGATGTGATAGGTGTTGTGGAGACGGATGTGGATATCAACAGGCTTATGGAAGTGACGAGCCTGCGCAATGACGATTCCGGGATCACGAAGATCGTGGCGGACAGGCGAAAAAATATTCTGATCAATACAGGGGAAAGAGACAAAAGCCTAGAAAAACGTGTTATGGAACGTATAAAGGAGGACAGGGGCACGGAAGAGCTGTACATAGACGGCGCCAGCTACAGGATGTCTTATTCCGTATGCCCGAACACAGGGCTGGTCAATATCGCGCTTCTCTCAAGGGATGACATTTACAGCAACATCTTTAACATGGTCACAGGCGTGCTGCTCATTACCGTTATGTGCCTCGGGGTGATGGGGATCATCACATATCTTGTCATCAGCAATATGCTGAACCGCCTTGTTGTTGTTGACGTCATGATGGGCAAGGTAAGAGAAGGACATTTTGATGTGCTCATTCCGGAATACGGCAAATCAGATGAGATATCCCGCATCGGCAGCTCCTTTAATCTCATGGTGGCCCATCTGAATGAGGTGCTGGAAGAGAAGGTCCGCAATGAACAGGCCCAGAAGGATGCGGAGATAAAAGCGCTGCAGGCCCAGATCAACCCGCATTTTCTGTACAATACGCTGGAAAATATGCGTATGCAGTGCGAGATAGACGGTTATTATATGATGGGAAACAGCCTGGCTGTCCTCGGGGAGCTGTTCCGCTACAGCATCAAGTGGGGAAACAATGAAGTTGCGTTTGAACTGGAATGGCAGAACCTGAAAAATTATCTCTATATTATGCGCATGAGATATGAAGATGACCTGGAGGATGAGCTGGAATGTGATTACGGACTGGAGGACGTGATCGTTCCGAAGATGATACTCCAGCCGCTTGTGGAGAACTGTTTCAGCCATGCATTTAAGACAAAGATGCCGCCGTGGAAGGTCAGAGTGTCCGCGCGCAGAGAGGAAGGCAGTCTTGTGATCGCCATACAGGACAACGGCTGCGGCATAGAGAAAGAAAAGGTAGCGTGGATACAGAAATGTCTCGATGAGAATAAAGAGATACGTTGCTCACAGAAGCAGCGCAAATCTATCGGCATTCTGAATGTAAAGCAGAGAATCGAGATGATATGCAGGGAAGGCAGCGAAGTAGCGATTGAAAGTACGCCGGGCGAGGGAACAGTGATCCGGATCATAATTGTACTGTAG